The Lonchura striata isolate bLonStr1 chromosome 12, bLonStr1.mat, whole genome shotgun sequence genome includes a region encoding these proteins:
- the HESX1 gene encoding homeobox expressed in ES cells 1 yields MLAEGEGMAGPSLCAATTAASPDLHKVPGLGESKTTHCSFSIESILGLEQKKDGIPAGKPHRPWMDACTSLVLGDDSNPHLQIPVVCYENPLFHARRDPVQEENVLKCEKYFSVTERLSFKRELSWYRGRRPRTAFTRNQIEVLENVFQMNSYPGIDIREELARKLDLDEDRIQIWFQNRRAKLKRSHRESQFLMVKNTFTSSLLE; encoded by the exons ATGCTGGCTGAGGGCGAAGGCATGGCCGGTCCCTCGCTGTGTGCTGCCACCACGGCGGCCTCTCCGGACCTGCACAAGGTGCCCGGATTGGGAGAGAGTAAAACCACACACTGCTCCTTTTCAATCGAGAGTATATTGGGACTGGAGCAGAAAAAAGATGGCATTCCAGCTGGGAAACCTCACAGACCCTGGATGGATGCATGCACCAGCTTGG TTTTAGGTGATGACAGTAATCCTCATCTGCAAATCCCTGTTGTTTGCTATGAAAATCCATTATTTCATGCTAGAAGGGATCCAGTGCAAGAGGAAAACgttttgaaatgtgaaaaatatttttcagttactGAAAGGCTGTCTTTCAAACGAGAATTGAGCTGGTACAGGGGTAGAAGACCAAGAACTGCATTCACCAGAAACCAG ATTGAAGtcttggaaaatgtttttcaaatgaACTCCTACCCTGGCATTGATATTAGAGAAGAATTAGCTCGCAAATTAGATTTAGATGAAGACAGGATCCAg ATCTGGTTTCAGAACCGCCGTGCAAAGCTGAAAAGATCACACAGAGAATCTCAGTTTCTAATGGTGAAAAATACTTTCACCTCCAGCCTGCTAGAGTAG